The following proteins come from a genomic window of Maribacter sp. HTCC2170:
- the rpsB gene encoding 30S ribosomal protein S2, giving the protein MAKVEVKELLEAGVHFGHLTRKWNPNMAPYIYMERNGIHVINLYKTVAKLDEANEALKKIAASGRKILFVATKKQAKDIVADKVANVNMPYITERWPGGMLTNFVTIRKAVKKMASIDRMKKDGTFLTLSKKERLQVDRLRAKLEKNLGSISEMTRLPGALFIVDTMREHIAVKEAQKLNIPIFAMVDTNCDPRDVDFVVPSNDDASKSIEIIMTQVTDAVAEGLAERKAEKQGDAPKAKTEAPKKEAPKVKAAPAPAATEEKPAKKVEKAKAEAPKKETPKKETKAKAPKADDLTKIEGIGPKAAEAIVNAGIETYAKLAKAKADKIKEILTEASSRMAHLDPTSWPKQAKMAADGKWDELKEWQDNTKGGVE; this is encoded by the coding sequence ATGGCGAAAGTCGAAGTAAAAGAATTATTGGAAGCAGGTGTACATTTTGGTCACCTAACAAGAAAATGGAATCCCAACATGGCGCCCTACATCTACATGGAGCGCAACGGAATCCACGTTATCAACCTTTACAAAACAGTAGCAAAATTAGATGAGGCCAATGAGGCGCTCAAAAAAATAGCTGCTTCTGGCCGAAAAATACTTTTCGTTGCTACCAAAAAACAAGCAAAAGATATAGTTGCCGATAAAGTGGCAAATGTAAACATGCCATACATTACTGAAAGATGGCCTGGTGGAATGTTGACCAACTTCGTTACAATACGTAAAGCTGTTAAGAAAATGGCTTCTATCGATAGAATGAAAAAAGATGGCACATTTCTTACATTATCTAAAAAAGAACGTCTTCAAGTAGATCGTTTAAGAGCAAAATTAGAAAAGAACTTAGGTTCTATTTCTGAAATGACACGTCTTCCTGGTGCACTTTTTATTGTTGATACAATGAGAGAACACATTGCTGTCAAAGAAGCGCAAAAATTGAACATTCCTATTTTCGCAATGGTAGATACCAATTGTGATCCTAGAGATGTTGATTTTGTAGTACCATCAAATGATGATGCCTCAAAGTCTATCGAAATCATAATGACACAAGTTACCGATGCTGTAGCGGAAGGTTTGGCTGAACGCAAAGCTGAAAAACAAGGTGATGCTCCTAAAGCCAAAACCGAGGCCCCTAAAAAGGAAGCCCCAAAGGTTAAAGCCGCCCCTGCTCCAGCTGCTACTGAAGAGAAGCCTGCTAAAAAAGTAGAGAAGGCTAAAGCTGAAGCACCGAAAAAAGAGACTCCTAAAAAAGAGACAAAGGCAAAGGCCCCTAAGGCAGATGACCTTACCAAAATTGAAGGTATAGGACCTAAAGCCGCTGAAGCTATTGTAAATGCTGGCATCGAGACTTATGCTAAACTTGCAAAAGCAAAGGCTGATAAAATCAAAGAGATTTTGACCGAGGCTAGTTCAAGAATGGCCCATTTAGATCCAACCTCATGGCCAAAGCAAGCCAAAATGGCTGCAGATGGAAAATGGGACGAGCTTAAGGAATGGCAAGACAACACCAAAGGTGGTGTTGAATAA
- the tsf gene encoding translation elongation factor Ts — protein MAKITAAEVNKLRKTTGAGMMDCKNALVEAEGDFEKAIEILRKKGQKVAAKRADRESSEGAAIAKVNADNTTGVIISLNCETDFVAKNDSFVSLANDLADVALGHESKETFLAADFNGLSVQEKLTEQTGVIGEKIEIGGFNKLNAPFVGSYIHAGNKIATLVGLSASIEGAAVAAKDVAMQAAAMNPVALNEEGVDQSVIDKEIEIAKDQLRQEGKPEAMLENIAKGKLKRFFKDNTLVNQAFIKDSKQSVAQYVKSVDADLTVTGFARVALG, from the coding sequence ATGGCAAAAATTACCGCCGCAGAAGTAAACAAATTAAGAAAGACCACTGGAGCAGGTATGATGGACTGCAAAAATGCATTGGTCGAAGCAGAAGGGGATTTTGAAAAAGCAATCGAGATTCTACGGAAAAAAGGGCAAAAGGTAGCCGCTAAAAGAGCTGATCGAGAGTCCTCTGAAGGTGCCGCTATTGCTAAAGTAAATGCTGACAACACTACTGGTGTAATCATTTCATTGAATTGTGAAACGGATTTCGTTGCAAAAAACGACAGCTTTGTTTCATTGGCAAATGACCTAGCCGATGTTGCTCTTGGACATGAAAGTAAAGAGACATTTCTTGCAGCTGATTTTAACGGATTGAGTGTTCAGGAAAAATTAACTGAGCAAACAGGAGTTATTGGCGAAAAAATAGAAATTGGCGGTTTCAACAAGCTTAACGCACCGTTTGTAGGATCATATATTCACGCTGGAAACAAGATAGCCACTTTGGTCGGACTTTCTGCTTCGATTGAAGGCGCTGCTGTCGCTGCTAAGGATGTTGCTATGCAAGCTGCCGCTATGAATCCGGTTGCCTTAAATGAAGAAGGTGTTGATCAATCTGTAATCGATAAGGAAATTGAGATTGCAAAAGACCAATTACGCCAAGAAGGTAAGCCAGAAGCAATGTTGGAAAATATTGCCAAAGGAAAACTTAAACGTTTCTTCAAGGATAACACCTTGGTGAACCAAGCATTCATTAAAGACAGTAAACAAAGTGTAGCACAGTATGTAAAATCTGTTGATGCTGATTTAACTGTTACAGGATTTGCAAGAGTTGCCCTAGGGTAA
- the pyrH gene encoding UMP kinase, giving the protein MHYNRILLKLSGEALMGEKQYGIDPKRLAEYAQEIKEVVDKGMQVAIVIGGGNIFRGLAGASNGMDRVQGDHMGMLATVINGLALQSALEIEGVETRLQSAIKINEVAEPFIRRRAMRHLEKGRVVIFGGGTGNPYFTTDSAAVLRAIEIEADVILKGTRVDGIYTSDPEKNKDATKFDSISFNDVLRKGLKVMDTTAFTLSQENELPIIVFDMNKKGNLLRVLDGENVGTKVNL; this is encoded by the coding sequence ATGCACTATAACAGAATATTATTAAAACTGAGCGGCGAGGCCCTCATGGGTGAAAAACAATATGGTATCGACCCAAAAAGGCTTGCTGAATATGCTCAAGAAATAAAAGAAGTTGTGGATAAAGGCATGCAAGTAGCAATAGTTATTGGCGGTGGCAATATTTTCAGGGGACTTGCCGGAGCAAGTAACGGTATGGATCGTGTTCAAGGCGATCACATGGGTATGTTAGCCACTGTAATAAACGGTTTGGCACTCCAAAGTGCTTTAGAGATTGAAGGCGTTGAAACCAGGTTACAATCTGCAATTAAGATAAATGAGGTTGCCGAACCTTTTATCAGGAGACGTGCAATGAGACATTTAGAAAAGGGAAGAGTGGTTATATTTGGAGGAGGAACTGGAAACCCGTACTTTACAACAGATTCCGCAGCCGTTTTACGAGCTATTGAAATTGAGGCTGATGTTATATTAAAAGGAACCCGTGTTGATGGCATTTATACTTCTGATCCAGAAAAGAATAAAGACGCTACAAAGTTTGACTCCATTTCATTCAACGATGTGCTAAGAAAAGGATTAAAGGTTATGGATACAACTGCATTTACTCTGAGTCAAGAAAATGAACTCCCTATCATTGTTTTTGATATGAACAAGAAAGGTAATCTATTGAGGGTTCTTGATGGAGAAAATGTGGGCACCAAAGTAAATCTATAG
- the frr gene encoding ribosome recycling factor, with amino-acid sequence MNEEIKFILDATKESMDAAITHLEKEFVKIRAGKANPAMLSSVMVDYYGSQTPLSQVANINTPDGRTLSVQPWEKNMLQEIETAIMHANLGFNPMNNGDFVIINVPPLTEERRIQLAKQAKAEAEHAKVGARNARQEANKEIKDLDDASEDMKKNAEMDVQDLTDKYSKKIDDFLAAKEAEIMKV; translated from the coding sequence ATGAACGAAGAAATTAAATTTATTTTAGACGCCACCAAAGAAAGTATGGACGCGGCTATCACACATCTTGAAAAAGAATTTGTAAAAATCCGCGCTGGAAAAGCAAACCCAGCCATGTTGTCTTCCGTTATGGTAGATTATTACGGATCTCAAACACCATTATCACAAGTGGCAAATATAAATACGCCTGATGGTCGAACATTATCCGTACAGCCTTGGGAAAAGAATATGCTCCAAGAAATTGAAACTGCTATTATGCATGCCAATCTTGGATTTAACCCAATGAACAATGGGGATTTTGTCATCATAAACGTACCCCCTCTAACCGAGGAAAGAAGAATCCAATTGGCCAAACAGGCTAAAGCTGAAGCAGAGCATGCCAAAGTAGGAGCTCGTAATGCCAGACAGGAGGCCAACAAAGAAATTAAAGACCTGGATGACGCTTCAGAGGATATGAAGAAGAATGCAGAAATGGACGTTCAAGACTTAACGGACAAATACAGTAAAAAAATAGATGATTTCCTAGCTGCCAAGGAGGCCGAAATCATGAAGGTATAG
- a CDS encoding efflux RND transporter permease subunit, translating into MVAKLTQGFWAKVANIILRNRILILFLIAAFTFFLAMQWENMRFSNSQANLLPDDHPINLEYQNFLNQFGEEGNAVVFAVNDSALYSPTNFNRWNKLSKQLGAFPEVDFVLSTDNLQELIKDKEKQEFVLEPLIKSEIKTQKDVDTLVNHLFNDIPFYDNLLFNKESRTIRTVMYLDKDIVNTSVRKDFILEDLTSLVENFEDETGLDVRVSGMPYIRTMNSQNIIDEIGKFILAALGVTSLIFFFFFRSVRATLISMFIVIIGVMWAFGVLGLLQYEITVLTALIPPLIIVIGIPNCIFLINKYQQEVKKHGNQALSLQRVISKIGNATLMTNMTTASGFATFIITDSKLLKEFGIVASINIIGIFIISLLIIPIVYSFMSLPKTKHLKHLNKKWIDGFVNKMEHIVREKRIAVYITSIILLVVSIIGIYQIEISGSPIEDMPKKADFFKDIRFFEKEFDGIMPVEIVVDTKKPKGVMKPATLRRMDQLGTVIEEIPELSKPVSVVNLVKYSKQAFYNGIPKYYQLPTTQENNFIIDVARKSSDNGNLLKSFVDSTGQTARITTFMKDLKTERMEDIEARLLENVAKIFPSERYTVYMTGSALLFLKGTKYLVKNLIMSLAFAIFLIALFMAFLFRSFRMIIISLIPNLLPLVITAGVMGFVGVPIKPSTILVFSIAFGISVDDTIHFLAKYRQELTANRWQIKKSVYAALRETGVSMFYTSIVLFFGFSVFVISNFGGTVALGALVSATLMFAMLANLILLPSLLLSLERSIANKEVLREPQINILPKEEDNIKDQ; encoded by the coding sequence ATGGTTGCTAAACTTACACAAGGCTTTTGGGCAAAAGTCGCTAATATAATTCTTAGGAATAGAATTCTAATATTATTCCTTATTGCTGCCTTCACTTTCTTTTTGGCCATGCAGTGGGAGAATATGCGATTTAGCAACTCACAGGCGAATTTGTTGCCCGACGACCACCCTATTAATCTTGAATACCAAAATTTTCTGAACCAGTTTGGAGAAGAAGGCAATGCCGTCGTTTTTGCAGTAAACGATAGCGCTCTTTATTCACCGACGAATTTTAACAGATGGAATAAACTAAGTAAGCAACTCGGTGCATTCCCTGAGGTTGATTTTGTTCTCTCCACAGATAATCTACAAGAATTAATCAAGGACAAAGAGAAACAAGAATTTGTTTTAGAACCTTTGATTAAATCGGAAATCAAAACACAAAAAGATGTTGATACGCTCGTAAACCATCTTTTCAACGACATACCGTTTTACGACAACTTGCTTTTCAATAAAGAAAGCAGAACTATACGCACCGTAATGTATTTGGACAAGGACATTGTTAATACCTCGGTACGAAAAGACTTCATTCTTGAAGACCTTACTAGTTTAGTCGAAAACTTCGAGGATGAAACAGGTCTCGATGTACGGGTTTCCGGGATGCCGTACATAAGAACAATGAACTCCCAAAACATTATTGATGAAATAGGGAAATTCATTCTTGCTGCACTTGGGGTTACATCACTTATTTTCTTCTTCTTTTTCAGAAGTGTCAGGGCGACCCTTATATCCATGTTCATTGTAATTATCGGTGTTATGTGGGCCTTTGGTGTTTTAGGGTTACTGCAATATGAAATAACGGTGCTTACGGCATTGATTCCTCCATTGATTATCGTCATTGGAATCCCCAACTGTATTTTTTTAATTAACAAATATCAACAAGAAGTCAAAAAGCATGGCAATCAAGCATTGTCACTTCAGCGTGTTATCTCCAAAATTGGAAATGCTACTTTGATGACAAATATGACCACTGCTTCGGGTTTTGCTACTTTTATAATAACAGATAGTAAACTTCTGAAGGAATTTGGCATCGTAGCTTCAATTAACATTATTGGCATATTCATTATATCCCTTTTGATTATTCCGATTGTATATAGTTTCATGTCTTTGCCAAAAACAAAACACTTAAAACATCTCAATAAGAAGTGGATCGATGGTTTTGTTAACAAGATGGAGCATATTGTCCGTGAAAAACGCATTGCAGTATATATAACATCTATAATCCTATTGGTGGTTAGTATTATCGGAATCTATCAAATAGAAATTTCTGGAAGCCCTATTGAAGACATGCCCAAAAAGGCAGATTTTTTTAAGGATATTCGATTTTTTGAAAAAGAATTTGATGGAATAATGCCGGTAGAAATAGTTGTCGACACCAAGAAGCCCAAAGGTGTCATGAAACCAGCAACGCTAAGAAGAATGGATCAATTGGGCACCGTTATTGAAGAAATACCAGAACTATCAAAACCTGTGTCGGTGGTGAATCTGGTAAAATATTCCAAGCAAGCATTTTATAATGGCATTCCAAAATACTACCAACTACCAACAACACAGGAGAACAATTTCATTATAGATGTGGCCAGAAAATCCTCGGACAATGGCAATCTATTAAAAAGTTTCGTTGATAGTACTGGTCAAACCGCCAGAATAACAACTTTCATGAAAGACCTGAAAACAGAGCGCATGGAAGATATTGAAGCTCGCCTTTTAGAAAATGTTGCGAAGATATTTCCATCTGAAAGATATACGGTATACATGACAGGAAGTGCTCTTCTTTTCTTGAAAGGCACAAAATATTTGGTAAAGAACCTGATAATGTCACTTGCATTTGCCATTTTCTTGATTGCCTTGTTTATGGCCTTTTTGTTCAGGTCATTTAGAATGATAATCATTTCACTTATCCCCAACTTACTGCCATTGGTAATTACGGCCGGAGTAATGGGCTTCGTTGGTGTACCCATAAAACCTTCTACGATATTGGTCTTTAGTATTGCTTTTGGTATCTCAGTCGATGACACCATTCATTTCTTGGCCAAGTATAGACAGGAATTAACAGCCAATCGTTGGCAGATTAAAAAATCAGTTTATGCCGCTTTAAGGGAAACTGGAGTAAGTATGTTTTATACTTCCATAGTACTATTCTTTGGATTTTCAGTTTTTGTCATCTCAAATTTTGGCGGCACAGTTGCCCTTGGCGCCTTAGTATCCGCCACATTGATGTTTGCTATGCTGGCCAATCTTATTCTGCTACCTTCATTATTACTTTCACTTGAACGTAGTATTGCGAATAAAGAGGTTTTACGTGAACCTCAAATCAATATTCTACCAAAAGAAGAAGACAATATCAAAGACCAGTAG
- the asnS gene encoding asparagine--tRNA ligase, translated as MKSSNVKELLSNAPEQQEVVVNGWVKTFRSNRFIALNDGSTINNIQCVVDFENLEEEVLKQINTGAALKISGILVESQGRGQSVEIQVNDIQVHGGADPEAYPIQPKKHSLEFLREKAHLRVRTNTFAAVMRVRSALAFAIHQYFRQNDFYYFHAPIVTGSDAEGAGEMFRVTTLDSKNPPLNEEGEVNYKEDFFGKETNLTVSGQLEAEAYAMGLGKVYTFGPTFRAENSNTSRHLAEFWMVEPEMAFYDLDANMDLAEDFIKNVIAYILEHCNEDLQFLEKRLLDEEKSKPQAERSDMPLIEKLKFICDNEFKRVTYTEAIDILRNSKPNKKKKFKYPINEWGADLQSEHERFLVEKHFKCPVILFDYPAKIKAFYMRLNEDGKTVRAMDILFPGIGEIVGGSQREERLDVLKEKIADLGIDEEELWWYLDLRKFGTAEHSGFGLGFERLVLFATGMGNIRDVIPFPRTPQNAEF; from the coding sequence ATGAAATCTTCAAATGTAAAAGAACTGCTTTCCAATGCTCCAGAACAGCAGGAAGTTGTAGTAAATGGTTGGGTCAAGACTTTTAGAAGCAATAGGTTTATTGCTCTGAATGATGGGTCTACAATAAATAATATTCAATGTGTTGTTGACTTTGAAAATCTAGAGGAAGAAGTTTTAAAGCAAATAAATACAGGTGCGGCATTAAAAATCAGTGGAATCTTGGTTGAAAGTCAAGGCAGAGGACAAAGTGTGGAAATTCAAGTCAACGATATCCAAGTTCATGGTGGTGCAGATCCTGAAGCTTATCCTATACAACCCAAAAAGCATTCTTTGGAGTTCTTACGTGAAAAAGCTCATTTAAGGGTAAGAACAAACACCTTTGCGGCTGTCATGAGAGTACGTTCCGCTTTGGCGTTTGCTATACATCAGTATTTTAGACAGAATGATTTCTACTACTTTCATGCGCCAATAGTAACGGGTTCTGATGCAGAAGGAGCCGGAGAAATGTTCAGAGTAACCACTTTGGATAGTAAAAACCCTCCCCTGAATGAAGAAGGAGAGGTTAATTACAAAGAAGATTTCTTTGGAAAAGAAACCAACTTAACCGTTTCCGGGCAGTTAGAGGCAGAAGCCTATGCCATGGGCTTGGGTAAAGTATATACTTTCGGACCTACTTTCAGGGCGGAAAATTCAAATACATCCAGACATCTTGCTGAGTTTTGGATGGTAGAACCAGAAATGGCATTCTATGATTTGGATGCCAATATGGATTTAGCTGAAGACTTCATAAAAAATGTCATTGCTTATATTTTGGAGCATTGTAATGAAGACCTGCAATTCCTGGAAAAAAGATTACTGGATGAAGAAAAATCAAAACCACAGGCAGAACGGAGTGATATGCCACTAATTGAAAAACTTAAGTTCATTTGTGATAATGAATTTAAGCGGGTGACCTATACCGAAGCAATAGACATTTTAAGAAACAGCAAACCCAACAAAAAGAAGAAATTTAAGTATCCGATCAACGAATGGGGAGCCGACCTGCAAAGTGAACATGAGCGTTTTCTAGTTGAGAAGCATTTTAAATGCCCTGTTATATTGTTCGATTATCCGGCAAAAATAAAGGCGTTTTATATGCGATTGAACGAAGATGGCAAAACGGTACGCGCCATGGACATTCTTTTTCCTGGTATTGGGGAAATCGTTGGCGGATCACAACGTGAAGAACGCTTGGATGTTCTAAAAGAAAAAATAGCTGACCTAGGAATTGATGAAGAAGAATTGTGGTGGTACCTTGATCTTAGAAAGTTTGGTACCGCCGAACACAGCGGATTTGGTTTAGGGTTTGAACGTTTGGTACTTTTTGCCACAGGCATGGGTAATATTCGCGATGTAATTCCGTTTCCCCGAACACCCCAAAATGCGGAGTTCTAA
- the rpoN gene encoding RNA polymerase factor sigma-54, protein MLKQHLQFKLSQKLSPQQIQLMKLIQLPTQAFEQRLKQELEENPALEGGKEESESIEDEYDDLYESEIEGENINTDDINIDDYLSDDEIPDYRTKANNYSADDDEKSVPYAAGTSFNQYLITQLNTTYLSDEEWSIAEFLVGSVDESGYIRRPMTDIMDDLAFTQNIYTDEKTIESVLKTVQALDPAGVAARSLEECLIIQLKRKETNQDIERAISILEKSFEQFTKKHYKKLLQKHNISEEELKDAIGEIEKLNPKPGGSYAGNNRIVEHVVPDFSIKIVDGVLELTLNGRNAPELHVSKEYNNMLKGFKDAKKKSKSQKDTVMFIKQKLDAAKWFIDAIKQRQQTLFITMSAIMEYQKEYFLTGDERNLRPMILKDIADKINMDVSTVSRVANSKYVDTPYGTKLIKEYFSESMKNEQGEDVSTKEIKKILETVIAEEAKKKPLTDDKLAAILKEKGYPIARRTVAKYREQLGIPVARLRKEI, encoded by the coding sequence ATGCTCAAACAACACTTACAGTTTAAATTATCACAAAAGCTTTCTCCTCAACAGATTCAGTTGATGAAGTTGATACAATTGCCTACACAGGCATTTGAACAACGTTTAAAACAAGAGTTAGAGGAAAATCCTGCTTTGGAAGGTGGTAAAGAAGAAAGTGAAAGTATTGAGGATGAATATGATGACCTCTATGAAAGTGAAATAGAAGGTGAGAACATTAATACTGATGACATTAACATAGATGATTATCTCAGTGATGATGAAATTCCCGACTACCGTACGAAGGCAAATAACTATAGCGCAGATGACGATGAAAAGAGTGTACCGTATGCTGCAGGTACTTCTTTTAACCAATACCTAATAACACAACTAAATACCACCTATTTAAGTGATGAAGAATGGAGCATAGCGGAATTTCTTGTTGGCAGTGTTGATGAAAGCGGATATATTAGACGCCCGATGACCGACATTATGGATGATCTGGCATTTACCCAAAATATTTATACTGACGAAAAAACCATAGAATCTGTTCTAAAAACGGTACAAGCTTTGGATCCTGCAGGTGTTGCTGCTCGGTCACTTGAAGAATGTTTGATTATCCAGTTAAAAAGAAAAGAGACCAATCAGGACATTGAAAGGGCCATTTCAATTTTAGAAAAGTCATTTGAACAGTTTACGAAAAAGCACTATAAGAAGTTACTGCAAAAACACAATATTTCAGAAGAAGAACTTAAAGACGCAATAGGGGAAATTGAAAAGTTAAACCCTAAACCCGGTGGTTCATATGCCGGAAACAATAGAATTGTTGAACATGTAGTTCCTGATTTTTCCATCAAAATTGTGGACGGGGTTTTAGAACTCACCCTCAATGGACGAAATGCACCTGAATTGCATGTCTCGAAGGAATATAACAACATGCTCAAGGGATTCAAAGACGCTAAGAAGAAATCTAAGTCCCAAAAAGATACCGTGATGTTCATTAAGCAAAAATTGGATGCAGCAAAATGGTTTATTGATGCCATAAAACAGCGTCAACAAACTTTGTTCATCACCATGAGTGCTATTATGGAATATCAAAAAGAGTATTTCTTAACGGGTGATGAGCGCAATTTGAGACCGATGATCCTTAAAGATATAGCGGACAAAATCAATATGGATGTATCAACAGTATCTCGAGTCGCAAATAGTAAATATGTTGACACTCCTTACGGCACTAAATTGATTAAAGAATACTTTTCCGAGTCAATGAAAAATGAGCAAGGTGAGGATGTTTCAACAAAAGAAATAAAAAAAATACTTGAAACAGTTATAGCTGAAGAAGCTAAGAAAAAACCACTTACAGATGACAAACTCGCTGCCATCTTAAAAGAAAAAGGATATCCAATAGCTCGTAGAACAGTAGCAAAATATAGAGAACAGTTAGGAATACCTGTGGCAAGGCTACGAAAAGAGATCTAA
- a CDS encoding porin family protein, translating to MKQTILGLLLFFTYSGLFGQSLNEREAADSKYLEDQFYLGVTYNFLLNKPDDFKQTNLSYGLQGGFIKDIPLNPDRTFAIGLGLGYAVNSYYSNLWASKSAAGIDYSFIEEDVIVLSEDELSVKRNKIETHLVELPLEFRWRNSSATEYKFWRVYSGIKLGYIFGSRSKLVTSEEKTSFVNSDVRKLQYGLMFNFGYNTFNVHIYYALNNLFEDDVLLENENLKLKPLRVGLIFYIL from the coding sequence ATGAAACAAACAATTCTTGGTCTTCTGTTATTTTTTACATATAGTGGGTTATTTGGTCAATCATTAAATGAACGGGAGGCAGCTGATTCAAAATATCTTGAGGATCAATTCTATTTGGGGGTTACTTATAATTTTTTGCTTAATAAGCCGGATGATTTTAAACAGACCAATCTTTCATATGGATTGCAGGGTGGGTTTATTAAGGATATACCTCTTAATCCTGATAGAACTTTTGCCATTGGGTTGGGTCTTGGCTATGCAGTTAATTCATACTATTCTAATTTATGGGCGTCAAAATCGGCTGCAGGTATAGACTACTCATTTATAGAAGAAGATGTAATTGTTTTGAGCGAAGACGAATTATCGGTGAAAAGAAATAAAATTGAAACTCATTTAGTAGAATTGCCGCTCGAGTTTAGGTGGCGAAATTCTTCGGCTACTGAGTATAAATTTTGGAGGGTTTATTCAGGGATAAAACTAGGATACATATTTGGGTCACGTTCTAAATTAGTGACATCTGAGGAGAAGACTTCATTTGTAAACTCTGATGTTAGAAAACTTCAATATGGGCTAATGTTCAATTTTGGCTATAATACGTTCAATGTTCACATCTACTATGCTTTGAATAATCTTTTTGAAGATGATGTTTTATTAGAGAATGAGAATTTAAAATTAAAACCATTACGTGTAGGTTTAATTTTTTACATTTTATAA
- a CDS encoding ExbD/TolR family protein encodes MSKFSKKKSGELPPVSTASLPDIVFMLLFFFMTVTVMKDSSLKVENVLPNANEIKKLEKKDRVIYIYVGKPTQEYQKVFGTESKIQLNDKFANPSDVGDYILAERAKKSQELQNVLTTALKVDKNANMGLISDIKQELRKVNALKVNYTTYEGDAFRNLQ; translated from the coding sequence ATGTCTAAATTTAGTAAGAAAAAGAGTGGTGAACTGCCACCAGTATCTACGGCGTCCTTACCTGATATCGTTTTTATGTTGCTGTTCTTTTTTATGACGGTTACGGTTATGAAGGATAGTTCACTTAAGGTAGAAAACGTGCTTCCTAATGCTAACGAAATTAAGAAGTTAGAAAAAAAGGACCGTGTTATATACATTTATGTTGGTAAGCCAACCCAAGAATATCAAAAAGTTTTTGGTACTGAGTCAAAGATTCAGTTAAATGATAAATTTGCGAACCCATCTGATGTAGGTGATTATATCCTAGCAGAAAGAGCAAAGAAGTCGCAAGAACTGCAGAACGTTTTGACAACTGCTTTAAAAGTTGATAAAAATGCCAATATGGGATTAATATCGGACATTAAACAAGAGTTGAGAAAAGTTAATGCCCTTAAGGTAAATTATACGACCTATGAAGGCGATGCCTTTAGAAACTTGCAGTAA
- a CDS encoding ExbD/TolR family protein, whose amino-acid sequence MARRAGAPEVNAGSMADIAFLLLIFFLVTTTIETDAGLDRMLPPMDPPDDIDVVIKQKNIFQVNINKNGQLLADEELVNLKDLRTKAMAFLDNGGDGTCTYCKGRKNSESSDNPTKAIISLKNDRETKYGTYITVQNELVGAYNDLRNREAERLFGRKFTDMEAEYLNPETAQSTKDDLKEKVKQIQDLFPQKLSEAETSSSN is encoded by the coding sequence ATGGCTAGAAGAGCAGGAGCACCAGAAGTAAATGCTGGTTCTATGGCAGACATAGCTTTCTTACTATTAATCTTTTTCTTGGTTACTACGACCATTGAGACAGATGCTGGTTTAGATCGTATGTTACCGCCTATGGACCCACCTGATGACATTGATGTTGTTATTAAGCAAAAGAACATCTTTCAGGTTAACATCAATAAGAATGGGCAGTTGTTAGCTGATGAAGAATTGGTGAATTTGAAAGATTTGAGAACTAAAGCGATGGCCTTTTTAGATAATGGAGGTGATGGTACTTGTACTTATTGTAAGGGAAGAAAAAATTCTGAATCATCAGATAACCCGACAAAGGCGATAATATCCTTAAAGAATGATAGGGAGACCAAGTATGGGACCTATATTACTGTTCAAAACGAATTGGTAGGGGCTTATAACGATTTACGTAACAGGGAAGCTGAGCGGTTATTTGGCCGTAAATTTACTGATATGGAAGCGGAGTACTTAAATCCTGAAACGGCTCAGAGTACTAAAGATGATCTTAAGGAGAAGGTAAAACAAATACAGGATTTGTTTCCACAAAAACTGTCTGAAGCTGAAACATCTTCCTCTAACTAA